DNA sequence from the Montipora foliosa isolate CH-2021 unplaced genomic scaffold, ASM3666993v2 scaffold_404, whole genome shotgun sequence genome:
GCAATAAATGCTCTGGAACCAACATCATCTTTTGTACGTGTTTCATTTTAGCACTTTACCCAATAAATCCAAAGCGAACGGTGCAATCAAAGAGGCGAGAGCTGGCAGGAATCCTCCTTGTTGATTgagaacttcttttttcttcttcagactAGGTGTCTTGCGAGTCAAATACAGGAGTTTCGCCTTGTGTGGTTTCAAGCGTTTAAATGATGAACTTGGAACCATAATGTTCCCTTTAAGTAGATTAAGGGCGACTTCACTGATGGCTTCTATTTGTCCCTTACTAGCGTGAGATATCATCTCTTTCCGCTGTTTCCCTCTGCTTGTAAAACAAGTGCAGAGAAAGGGTAAATGTTGATTGACTTTGGAAGCCTTGACgagttcttgttttcttctctcggtagattttgaaatctttccAGAACGCAAAGTCATGTCACCACCACTTTGATTGTTTACTGTCTCCTCGCGGTGCAACAATTGCAAAGCCATGGTGTTAAATGAAATCTACCGGAAAGGGTTCATCGGTTTTATAGATTTTCTTATCAACGTAAACAATGGGATATGAATGTGACCCTGGGAAGATCCTTGTTCGCAATCGTTGAATGTCCGGGGTTCGTGGATGTAAATCCATCATTAAGTATCCAAATGGTTGTGATGTAGCGTCTTGAAAACTCTCCCACACAAACGGAACGCGCCCAGAAAACGCCTGTTGTGCCAGTGTCCTCAACCCCAAAGTATCTCGAGGATTGTTAAAAGCAATGATGTAATGAGCATTAAGAGAAATGCTCCGGGAAAACTTTCCTGGGGGGAAAAGGTTTTGTGTCAAATAAATGCAGGTGACGTCACAATGATGGGACACTTTGGTGAACAAATCCAAAATGCGCTCGTCATCGCTACAGTTTCTCATGAGGTCATCTAACACGAGCAGACCAGGACGATGAGGGGGTCGAAATAAGGCGGGAATGTCGTCGGGAATACCCTCCATAAACGTGACTTCCTTTACCAATTCCTTAAAACAATCTTGCCATTGACCGTAGCAATACACGATCTTGCGAATGGGGCGTTCAAATAAACAATCTGCGTGTTGAAGTATTTGGCGcgtaaatgttgtttttccgcATTGGCTGGGGCCAGAAATGATAATACTGCTGGGGCACTTGAATTGAGACATGTTCACAAGACGAAGCTTCAACAATTTGTGTACACGAGATAGAATTCCCACCCCTTTTACCAGCAAATACACACAAAAACAGCaacattttgtttactttttaacATGATTTTATTGCTTATGGACACAGCGAAATGACTTACAACCTTGTTGAAAGCAATCATTAACTTTAGGATAAATGACTGAATTAAAATAAGCGTGTACACTCCGTTCAACTTGTGCATCGTTCCACTGAGAATCATATCGTTTAAATTTAGCTTGAACAGTGTTCATATCAACATTCCGTGCTCGCCGAATGagataaaacaaacaataatcTCCACAAACATCAGAGTTCAGTCCTTGCAGTGGTTTGTCGTTATAATAGGTAACTTCCCGTAGAATGTAGGTATCCATGTTGTAAGTTTCAGGAGGAAAGCCGTAGTTGTCAAAGAATTCACTTTCACGAGGCGATTCAAAGTACATAGCCACCCAATGTGTCCCAGGTTGGTCATGAGGGTCCGTATTCGCGATGAGTCCGGCTGGGTAGGTGTTGATGACAGGTAGCCTATCCCTTGGAAATACGCCTTGCATCAGAGGTGCTAACACAGGGTCAGAAAGACAGGCTTGCCATAGTTCTTGGGTCGTATGCATGACGATGAACTAAGAGCCTTGTGACAAATCGTAGACCACGCGACGATTGCGATCAATTTCTGCGTACACAATTAAATTCAGAACTGGGTTCGTTTGAGTTCCAAATTTCAGGTACAGGTTCACGTTACCCGTTCGATGGGGTATCAGATGATCGGGATGTCCACTTCCTGCCGGTGTCAAATCAAAACGGAACAAACCGTATCCGTTTTCCCAATCCACTCTATCAATGTCAAGCCCGTGCCCACAATTCATGTCTCCACTTCCTGAAAACAGCGTGTTGTAACCATCGATCTTTTTTCCACCCGTCAGATCCAGCGCAGAATAAGGCATTTCTTCTCCATTCACAGTCAGCCGAATGTCTTGCAGGTCAAACAGCTGAAAGTTGAAAGGATTTCTTGCAAGGTTTCCGTTGAAGGCATCGTTCCGGACGAGCCCAAAAATGATGCACTGAGGAATGAAACCGTGGAATAGATCTGTCTCAGTGTGATTTAAGACTCCTTGAGGGATGATTCTTGCCTGCGTAGGGGTTCTGGTTAGGGTATAGATGGCTGGTAGCGGTGCGCTCCCTTTGTAACCTTGCATGATCTGTACATGTTCTAGTTTCACACTGTCTGCAACACGCACTGTGCGTATGCGAAGCGTACTAGACATGATCTTTAGTTTGCAGTTGTTTGGAGTCTCTCCAGCCATGAGAACAAAAGCATCGTTGTTCAGATCCACTTTGACTTTGATCTCCAAACCGTCAAGCAACAACTTGTCAATATTAAACACGTCACAAAGAGGTACTCCGACCAAACCAACTTCTGCGCCGTTGTTAGTAAATGTGGCTCTTCTATTCAGACCCTCATTATTTTCTGCATTATTATCTACTTCATTCATGTGTCCAGCAGTGTCTTTGTAATACAGAGCTTTGGTTAAGAACGATTTCTTGGCCTGTTCCGTAAAGTTCAATAAGGTCTTGATGTAAGCATTGTATGCTTGAGTGTCTGACTGTTCTGTTACCAGCGTTTCGTTGATCTTGATGGTAAACTGTTTGATGATGGAATGAAGGGCGTTGTTGACCAGAGTGTACTTCTTACCATCCCCTGTGGGCGATCCATCTTGTTTGGTAATCTTTACTACCAATCGCAGCTCTGTCTTGTTAATGTCAATGTAGTCAGCTAACGGTTTGATGACAAACTCGATGGGATTAGTTCCCGTTTGAACCGGTTCATAATCGATCCATTTGCTGCTAACAATGGACACATCTGTCACAGGTACATCAAACAATTGTAAACTTGAATTCGCACCAGGGGCTGAGAGAGGGTGTGCTGATGCCATCTTTAATCAAAAATAGTCTTGAACATTGAACGAGGTGTTCTCCTTTTCTTGGTCTGTCCTTCACTGCGCCGCTTTGACGTATCCGCGCGCTTATATACTCTTTTTCCTCGACCTTGCTGTGTAATGTCATCAATGACCCCTGTGAGTAAATTTTTTCCAGCAGCTTTCGCTCTTGTCTTGGCAGCTTTCTTTAAAGGTTGACCATTGATCACGTCTTGGACAAGTTGCATTCCCGTTTCCAATCCAGTATCGAGCATTCGTTTTCCcactttttttgctgttgttttgagAAAGGGAGTTGCTGAACGGAACAAGGACCAAAACATTCCACCTAAGCCGTTGCCCCCTTGACCATAAGGGTGTGTTCCTCCGTAGATACTAATGTCTCCTCCTTTACCGTGCTGCCTATAGGGTACAACATGTCGTCCATAAGGGTAATATCGGTGGTTCATAGGTAATAACAGTTTTGTAATATACataataattttgtaatataCATAATAGTTTTGTAATATACATAATGAGAGGCGGGCGGGCTTTCTGTTGCTCTGCGTTGTTGGTTATTTTCATCGCATTAGAAGGCCCACATGGAAATATATTTCATCTCAACAAAGGTCTAAATGCACATACTACAGTGTGGAGTGCTTTTTCTGGTCGAAGCTCTTCTACTTCGCAAGAAAATCATGTTCAAGATGCTCGGCCGGTGTGGTCTTTGAGTCATGGACTTATCGTCGCTTTTCTGAATATCAATGGAGTGCATTCCATCTATTATTTTCGGCGTCCAGCACTGGTATGCACAGTATTCTTACATGGTAAGATCAAGAGAACTAAACGCCCATGTGCTTATTATTCCAACTCCAGCGCCACATTCCATTGCACGCTTGAAGGTGATCTAGTGTTTAAACTAAATCCTTGGCCTGTGAACAATGGTCATTGTACCCAAAGGCGACACGCTTCTATAGACAGGCGGGTACTGCAATCAAGACGTAATCCATCTAACTTGATCGACGTAAACAATCTGTCTCGCGGGATCCCTGTGATTTCGTATCGCATCAACGACTTGCCGATACGTTCTCCACGCTGTCGGAATATCAACAACCTCAGACCTGTAAATCGACAACCATTTGAAGATAGAAATACCAAACAATCAAACAATCTGTCTCGCGGGATCCCTGTGATTTCGTTTCGCATCAATGACTTGCCGATATGCTCTCCGCGCTGTCGGAATATCAACAACCTCAGACCTGTAAATCGACAACCATTTGAAGATAGAAATACCCTGCGTTTCTGTACAATAAACGCACGATCGCTCAATAACAAGGCTGGtgatttcattgattttatctGTGATTATAAACCAGATATCGCATCAATAACAGAAACGTGGTTCCACGAAAACGAATCTGCTGCTAGAGTTCTGTGCACCCCTGCAGGATACAATCTTCTTGATTACTCAAGAACAGGACGACTGGGTGGTGGCACTGGGATAATGTTCAGGGAGGATATTAGCGTTTCACAAAACGCAGCTGGGGAATTCCAATCATTTGAATACTCTGAGTGGAACATAACATCAAGAAGCCACCGTTTTCGTTTGATTATCATCTACAGACCACCATACTCTGATGCCCATCCAATCACTACAGGTGTGTTCCTAACTGAATTCTCGGATTATCTAGAGCATGCTGTACTCTGCACCGATCAACTCCTGATTTGTGGTGATTTTAACATCCATGTTGATGTGTCTGACGACCTTGACGCATGTCGGTTTCTTGAACTCTTGGACAGTGTTGGGTTAGACCAGCATGTTTCGGTTCCCACACATATAAGTGGTCACACCTTAGATCTCATTATAACAAGAAACTCCGACCAGTTGCTTGTTTCTTCTCCGTGGACTGATTACTTATTCTCTGACCATCTACCCGTCCACTGTAATATCCAAGTTGAAAAGCCTTTGCTGAAGTCGAAGCGGATATCCTTTAGGAAACTGAAGTCGATTGATATCAGTTCTCTGGGAATGACCTGTCAAAGTCAGACTTATGCAGCAACGCCATCGACTCTCTTGAGCTAAATGATCTTGTCACCCACTATGACGAAGCTCTATCATCAGCTCTGGATCGTCATGCACCTCTCATTAATAAGACTGTGACAAAAAGACCGATCGTCCCCTGGTTTAATAATGAGATCAAGACAGCTAAAAGGATGCGCCGCCAAGCTGAACGGAAATGGAGGAAAACGAAACTTCGTCTGGACTTCCTCGActacaaagcaaaaaaaaatcgtgcCACCTTTGAGATGAAGAAAGCCAGACAAGAGTTCTACACCGACTTTATAGCGGAGAATAGCCATGATACACGCAAGCTATTTCGTTCTGCAAAAACACTCTTCAATCATGAAAGTGAGTTACATTTTCAAGGCTACTCAGATAGTAATGCGACGCTTGCTAACGATATTGGTAACTTCTTTATCAAAAAAGTCGATGTAATACGAACTGGACTAGATACCGCAGCCGGTAACATCCATTCAGCGGACGAGATGTTTCCCCGAAACCCTGAGATCCACAGCCTCTTCCAGGACTTTAGAACTCTCACTGATAAAGAAGTCAGTAGTCTTATAACAAAAGCAACCAAGAAGACCTGTTCACTGGATCCTATGCCAATCACCCTTGTTGTTGAGTGTCTTGATGTTTTGCTTCCTGTACTTACTAAGATGATAAACCTGTCACTTCAATCTGGGTGTTTTGCAGATAGATGGAAACACGCTGATGTCCACCCAAAGCTGAAGAAACCAAAAGCTGAAGTCATCTTTCCTAATCTTCGTCCCATAAGTAATCTCACATTTGTCTCGAAACTGACTGAGTGTGCTGTATTTAGTCAAACTCACAATCATTTGACCATTCATGACCTCTACCCGAAAGCCCAGTCATCGTATCGTGAGTGCCATAGTACCGAGACTGCACTTCTCCGCATCAAGAACGACATTCTTATGAATATGAATAGGCAGCACCTAACTCTTCTAGTTTTACTAGATTTAAGTGCTGCCTTTGACACTGTAGACCATGCGATATTGTTAAACCGTCTTAAGTCAGATTTTGGTATCTCTGGTAACGTGCTCTCGTGGTTCAAGTCGTATCTATACCAGCGCTCCCAGTCAGTGTCGATCAATGGTCATACATCTAAAAAGTTCGAAGTGAAatgtggtgtccctcaaggttcCTGCCTAGGTCCTCTTCTCTTTGTTCTTTACGCCAGCAAGCTCTTTACCATCATTGAGCGACACCTCCCCCAAGTCCATGCGTACGCCGATGATACTCAGCTCTATGTTGCGTTTAAACCCGATCCCGAACATGCCGCCAACGCAGTGGTAGCCATGGAAGCGTGTATCAACGACATAAGGAAGTGGATGCTGGCTGATCTTTTGAAGATAAATGATGACAAAACGGAATTTTTGGTTATTGGGACTAGGCAGCAACTGGCGAAAGTCAACATTGATTCGATCAATGTGGGAACGGTGGAAGTCTCCTCGTCTTCTGAAGTCAAGAACCTCGGATGCTGGCTCGATAATCAGCTCAAACTAAACAGCCACATCAATCGCCTATGCAAATCTGCCTTCTTTCACTTGTATAACATAAGAAAAATTAGGAAATTCCTCAGTCGTGAAACCACGCAGATCCTGGTCAATGCCCTTGTCACGAGTCGCttggactattgtaacagtATACTATATGGTCTACCAGCCACCGAACTTTACAAACTCCAACGGGTACAAAATTCAGCAGCAAGACTTATTTGTAACGTAGGGCGTTTCGATCACATTTCCCCCTCCCTTAAAATGTTACATTGGTTACCCATTAAATTTCGCATTCAGTTTAACATACTGCTCATTACTTTTAAGGCAATCCATGGTCTTGCACCAGCGTATTTAATTGAATTGATCACCCTTAGGACTCAGTGTACATATAATCTTAGATCTACTAATGAGCTTCTTCTTCAGCCTCCTCGAGTAAAAACTCTAAAGACATTAGGTGATCGTAGCTTTGTAGCGGCTGCACCAGCTTTATGGAACAAATTACCACGTGCAGTCCGCCATTCTCAAAACGTACAAACATTCAAGAAAGCCCTTAAGACTCATTTATTTCGGAAAGCTTATAACTTACAGAATATCTGATCAAGTATGAATTTATAGTTGATATTATGCAATTTTATAGTTGgaatattaattagctttagatttttccatttttcatgtaACTGATTTGATTGTAAATAGTAGAATTCTAGTTtttgtcattgtaaagcgcACGAGAGCATCTTCTCATGTATCATGCGCTATAgaagcaataaaattattattattattattattaataacatGTTGTTATAGAATATCACGACGCCGAAAATGCAGGGTCACGCGTACGGCTCCAGAAGCAAATGGTATCAATTGACCTGTGTCTCCCCTTATATTGATCGCCACGGATGAAAACACAGTTGTACGGAGTCTATGGTAGGAGGGCACCTTGACCTCTTCTGTGATCATGTTCCCCGGCAGACCACGAGGAACAAGCATCCGAAGTAAGTTCGCTTGAGCATCTCCCACTACTTGAGACTCGATTAAATCGGAATACACGTAGTTGGTTTGAAAAGCGTCTCTCGAGAGCAATCCCCATACCAATTCGTCTTTTCTGACAAGTGTTGTCGTTGTCCTCGCGAGAAGGACGCTGTGATCATCATTCTGTTGGACAAGGCCTCCGATTTGGTACAGCTGAGGAATATTATACTGATGGTTTAAGTACCCCAAGGCGCGAGCTAATGTCTTTGGTAGAATCACATACCAACCGGCTGGTAACTTCAACTCAAAGTAATCTTGTGCTTTCTCGTAAATGTAAAAACACTCGTTTCCTTCCAGACTCGTAATGGTCTTGTCACTCTTCAAATAAATGTCTCTCAATCGATTGTGTAGTCCCTTCGTCATACCGTGAATGACATCTTTGACCGTACGGTAAATGCCACTTGGTACAGGGATGTTCAATTTCCAGGGTTCAGGGCCAGTCTTACAAAGCAAAGTGTAGGACAATTGATTCTCACCTACGTTTTGCCAGGTGTAAGGGTAAATGATGCGTGTCATGGCCACCTCCCAGTCTTCAGTTAGGTGTAGTTGACTTGGTAACTGCATCTTAAAATCGGCCGCCTTGTTTTCTGGGTACTGAGTTAGACTTGCATCACTGGTCAGCACCATGTAAAAACTGTTGGTCATGTTGATCGACGGCGGAAATGTAAAACGACGCTGACGATACCGTCTAAAAATGCTGGCGTTTGACCGTATCCACTCGTTAAATGTATTTCAATGGTCTGAAATATCTTTTTCCTCAAAGGTAGGTACACAATATGTTCTCTTTCTTCAAGGAGTGTTTCTCGAAAACTGCCCAGGGGTACCCACCTGCCACGGTTCCACGAGATTGGTTTGAACTTGAACCATTCTCTGCTTACACGAGCAAAGCGACAGCGAAGGAGGAAAGGTGTAAATACCCGGATATGTGATGGATGTGCCAGCTGGTAAGATGAACCAATCATGACCATATTTTCTTTCTAAGGTGAGTGCAGCATTCAAACGAACGCTGGGTGTAAGAGTGTTGTTTTCGGTTATCCATCCCAACGCGCGATGCGCTTCCTTCAGTTTGCGAGTTTAACGTTACATTCCATTCGTCGTCCACTGTGATTTCAATCTTAGATGGTGGGTTAGCCATGTTCAGGCATTGTAACATTCCTTCTGTCACATCTAAGGCTGTATAATACTTGCCCTCGGGTAATACAAACGGTGTGGAGTCACCTCGACGATCCAGCATGATGTGAGAATGTTTGCAGTCATTTGTAATGTCAAACATTGAGAGCGGATACACGATATGATGCAATCCTACTTCCCAATCTTCTTCATCTTTCAGATAGATTTGTCGAGGTAGCGCTACGCGAAAGGAGGACTTGGAAttgtttagaaataaattaCTGCTTGCATTACTGGGAAGTGTCACGTAAAAGTCGCTATCTTGAATCATGTTTGATGTAAAGCGACCAACTGGTTATGCGGAATCCAACTGTCGTATTTCTTTGGCCAACCTTTCCAATGTACCAACACCTCCTTATTCGCTCCTCGTCCCCTgcgttttaaaattgtttcaatACGAAACAGGTGTTTTTCCGTTTCTATCACTTTCTGTAACTCAAATTCGTAAAAAGTGCCTTGAATCCAATCACCGTCTGCTTCCTTTAGGCGATACACGGGTGGGTCGCGCGGAAGTCTCTGAGCAACAGTGAAAGTTTCCTCCGTCCAGGATGGTAAGTAACCTTTTTCAAAGATGCGTTTATGCTTACTGATCTTGACTTGATCTCCCACTTTGAATTTATACTTTGTCGGCTTTTTGAACAGACTTCTATACAAATTGTTCCAGACATCTGATGCGTTATTCTCGTTGACATCCGCTGGTCTCATTTTGATGCTACGGTGCACGCTTTGATTGTAATTCCCATTGACTAAATCGTCCAGTTGGTCTAAATAATGGTACGAGCTGCTGGTAGTGAACATACGCCACATAAGTTGcttcaaagtgcggttgaatcTTTCAACCACTTGGGCCTTGGTTTCGTTGTAGGTTACAAAATGATGTACATTCTCCTTTTTGAGAAAGgtttgaaacgttttgttcttAAATTCGGCTCCGGCATCTGTTTGCAACTTCTCAGCTTTGCGACCTTCCTGGAAAATGCTTTCAAAGGCCACAACCAACGACGCTCCTGTTTTCGATTTCAAGCGCACCACCCACGCGTATTTGGAAAGGACATCGATACAAGTCAGTAAATACTTGTATCCTTGATTCCACCGACTCAAATGTTGCAAATCAACCAAGTCCGCCTGCCATTGCAAATCTATATCAAACGCAATTACTCGGTTACGACGAAAGTGTTTTCTTGCAGGTTTGTGTAGGGTATAGCCGGGTTGTTGACGGAGCCAATCGAGTACTTGCGTGCGTTTCAAACCATACCGACGCGCCGCACGATACAGTTTGTCGACTCCCCCTAAAGCGGATGGTCGATCCACTTCATAATACAACTTCTGTAATAGTTGGTTCGTCTGATTTAGGGTCCGCGTTttctgtttcttcttcttttgcattttcttcttcGTGATTGTCGGTGACATCTTTCAATTCGATGTGAACCTCGCTACCGCAACACGCAACTAAACATCGCATTCTCTGACATATGTCACTTAAAGAAACTGTAGGCGATGAGCTTCCACACACGCGGCTTGCAGCACTACCCATGGTGTTAAACAAATGATTAGATCTTCTTCATTCGCAGACTTTTTGTAACAATTTGCCAAACCATCCACCAGAAAGAAGGATAATGTATCGAGTACGTGACACATAAGACTTTGTGGAATGTATATTGTTCGGTAAATGTAGCGTTGCATTGGTCCATGTAGTAATAAAAACTCAACAAGCGACCGGGGTTCATTGGATGTAACTCCTTTACAAGTTCTAACCATTGCTCGCGAGGTGTGCTGTGAAAGATGTGTCCTGCAAAACAACTCCGAGGGCAAACCCGAACCAAGACAAAGTACACTCTATCCATGTTAACGAGTCTACTGAAAAACGGGCACTGCACGTATTCCTTTATAGCACTTTTTGTGAATTCAGTCACTCACTAACACGGTTAACACTTGTgcgtgtgtgatttattttcgctctaaaaacattgaaacagtgcatgcataatattACTTGACCGGTACATGTGCATCTTTATTGTACATAGGATGCGctttcaaaagaactttttatttactttttttggaTTAAGATTTGATTAAAGAAAATCTATCTCTCGCAAATAtaacattgtgataagcgttctctgttaagCAGCGAACTCAAGTGAATAAtgtgtgtgatttattttcccTCTAAAGGCgttgaaacagtgcatgcataatagaacaaTAATGATAcagcgaatgcaagtgaattacattttttcatctctcatttACGTGTGTGTTATTTATTGTTGCTCTAAACGCGTTGAAatagtgcatgcataatagaacactaatgatgcagcgaatgcaagtgaattacaacattttttcttctctcatttgcgcgtgtgtgatttattttcgctcaaaaagcgttgaaacagtgcatgcataatagaacaaTCATGTtgcagcgaatgcaagtgaattacaaagagaactactctcacaaatatcacattgtgataagcgttctctgttaattcagtaaaacgcttgaaatgtttgttggtgtgtatttattgacttaacaactataatctttgttgtacatagggtgcgttttcaaaacaacttttttcggATTAAGGACTATCTCTCGCAAATATCACATTctgataagcgttctctgttaattcagtaaaacttttgaaacgtttgttgatgtgtttttattgacttaacgatagccttctgcaaataaaattcgTTCGAGTTAGTCCGGTCTCGAATGTTTCATATTCTGTATGTCTGAACAGAACTG
Encoded proteins:
- the LOC137988050 gene encoding uncharacterized protein F54H12.2-like → MASAHPLSAPGANSSLQLFDVPVTDVSIVSSKWIDYEPVQTGTNPIEFVIKPLADYIDINKTELRLVVKITKQDGSPTGDGKKYTLVNNALHSIIKQFTIKINETLVTEQSDTQAYNAYIKTLLNFTEQAKKSFLTKALYYKDTAGHMNEVDNNAENNEGLNRRATFTNNGAEVGLVGVPLCDVFNIDKLLLDGLEIKVKVDLNNDAFVLMAGETPNNCKLKIMSSTLRIRTVRVADSVKLEHVQIMQGYKGSAPLPAIYTLTRTPTQARIIPQGVLNHTETDLFHGFIPQCIIFGLVRNDAFNGNLARNPFNFQLFDLQDIRLTVNGEEMPYSALDLTGGKKIDGYNTLFSGSGDMNCGHGLDIDRVDWENGYGLFRFDLTPAGSGHPDHLIPHRTGNVNLYLKFGTQTNPVLNLIVYAEIDRNRRVVYDLSQGS
- the LOC137988052 gene encoding uncharacterized protein gives rise to the protein MSPTITKKKMQKKKKQKTRTLNQTNQLLQKLYYEVDRPSALGGVDKLYRAARRYGLKRTQVLDWLRQQPGYTLHKPARKHFRRNRVIAFDIDLQWQADLVDLQHLSRWNQGYKYLLTCIDVLSKYAWVVRLKSKTGASLVVAFESIFQEGRKAEKLQTDAGAEFKNKTFQTFLKKENVHHFVTYNETKAQVVERFNRTLKQLMWRMFTTSSSYHYLDQLDDLVNGNYNQSVHRSIKMRPADVNENNASDVWNNLYRSLFKKPTKYKFKVGDQVKISKHKRIFEKGYLPSWTEETFTVAQRLPRDPPVYRLKEADGDWIQGTFYEFELQKVIETEKHLFRIETILKRRGRGANKEVLVHWKGWPKKYDSWIPHNQLVALHQT